The following DNA comes from Cellulomonas soli.
CGCGAGGAGTCGAGGTCGACCTCGCTGGCCGACGTGCCCGCGTCGCGGCCGGGCCGGCCTCCCTCGCCGTGACCACGGGTGCACGCCTGGTCACCACCCTCGTCCGCTACGAGCGGCTGCACGGCGCACGGCGGCGGGCGGCGCGCAGCCCGTGGGGCGTGGTGCTCGAGTTCGGCGAGCCGATCCCCGTGCCCACCGACCTGCCGCGGGCCGAGCAGGTCCGCGTCGTCACGCAGAGCTGGGTCGACCACTTCGTGGAGGGCGTGCGCCGCTACCCGCAGGACTGGCACATGCTGCAGCGCGTGTTCGTCGAGGACCTCGACACCGAGCGGTACGCGGCCACGCTCGCCGCGCAGGCGCCCACCGGCCGGCGCGCCCTTGAGGCCACGAGCGACCAGGTGCACGCCGAGGAGGGCACCGGATGAGCGGGCGGCCCCCGCAGCGTCCGCTGCGGATCGGCATCGTGTGCCCCTACTCCTTCGACGTGCCCGGCGGCGTGCAGTTCCACGTGCGCGACCTGGCCGAGGCGCTCATGGCACGGGGGCACACGGTCTCGGTGCTGGCCCCCGCAGACGAGGACACCCCCGTGCCGCCGTACATGACGGCCGCCGGGCGTGCGGTTCCGGTCCGCTACAACGGCTCGGTGGCACGTCTGACCTTCGGGCCGGTGACGGCTGCACGGGTGCGCAAGTGGCTGAGCGCCGGTCGGTTCGACGTGCTGCACCTGCACGAGCCGGTCACCCCGAGCCTGAGCATGCTCGCGCTGTGGATCGCCGAGGGTCCGGTCGTCGCGACGTTCCACACCTCGCAGGAACGCTCGCGGTCGCTGCAGGTCGCCTACCCGCTCGTGCGGCAGTCGTTGGAGAAGATCTCGGCGCGCATCGCCGTCTCCGAGGACGCCCGACGCACGCTCGTCGAGCACCTGGGTGGTGACGCGGTCGTGATCCCCAACGGTGTCTACGTCGACACGTTCGCCTCCGCGGTCCCCGATCCCCGGTGGACGGGCACCGCCGAGGCGCCGACGGTCGCGTTCCTGGGGCGCATCGACGAGGCGCGCAAGGGTCTTCCCGTGCTGCTCGGTGCCGTGCGGGAGGTGCTCGCCACCCACCCCGGCACGCGTTTCCTCGTCGCCGGCCGCGGTGAGACGGGGCCCGAGGAGGCCCGCGAGCTGCTCGGCGACGCCGCCGACGCCGTCGAGTTCCTCGGAGGTGTCTCCGACGAGGACAAGGCCCGCCTGCTCGCGTCCGTCGACGTGTACGTCGCACCGCAGACCGGCGGCGAGAGCTTCGGCATCGTGCTCGTCGAGGCCATGAGCGCCGGCGCGGCAGTCGTCGCGAGCGACCTCGGTGCGTTCTCCCGGGTGCTCGACGACGGCACGGCCGGCGTCCTGTTCCGCACGGGCGACAGCGCCGCCCTGGCCGACACGCTCGTGCGCGTGCTGGACGATCCCGAGCTGCGCCGGACGGTCGTGGCCCGGGCGCGCGAGGTCGTGCGTCGCTACGACTGGTCGACCGTCACCGACCAGGTGCTCACCGTCTACGAGATGGCCGTGGCAGGCAGGGACGCGCCCGTCGGCGAGGACCCGTCCTCGTTGCGGGGCGCCCGGCTGCTCGACCTGCGCCGCGGACGAGGTGAGGACCGATGAGCTGGGAGGAGACCTCCGTGCTGGCCGCAGCGGCCGTCACTCTCGTGCTCTGGTCGGTGTGGGTCGCCGCATCACGGCTCGACCGGTTGCACCGCAAGGTCGGTGCCTCGCGCGCCGTCATCGACGCCCAGCTGCTGCGCCGGGCCACGGTGTCCGCCGAGCTCGCGTCCTCGGGCCTGCTCGACCCGCCGAGCGCCGTGATCGTCGGGGAGGCGGCCCGCGCCGCGTTGCAGGCCGGGGGCTCGGCTGCCGCCGAGGGGCCGACCGTGCCGCAGGAGCTCGGGGCGTTGCTCGCCGCCGGTCCCGGTGCGGTCGTGGGTACCCAGTCGCCGACCGAGGCGCGTGGGGCGGAGCACTCGGAGGGGGCCAGGCCCGTTCCGTGGACCAGCGCGGGCCGGCGGGCTCAGGCAGGTGAGCGTGGCCGGGTGGAGAGCGAGCTGACCGACGCCCTGCGTGCGGTGCTCGACTGCGAGGACGAGATCGTCGACCTGCGGGCCGACCCGAGCGGTGCCGAGCTGCTCGACGAGCTGAGCGCCGCCTGGTACCGGGTGCAGCTGTCGCGACGGTTCCACAACGAGGCCGTCGCCCAGACGCAGCGGGTCCGGCGGGGTCGGCTCGTCCGTCTGCTGCGCCTGGCGGGGCACGCGCCGGAGCCCGCCACGCTCGAGCTGGACGACGAGTGGCCCGCGGCCCTGGGGCGCCCGGGTGGCGGTCTACGATGAGCCGGTCGACGGCGCCGTGTGCCGTCAGGAGTTCGTGCCGGTCGTGGCGCCGCCGTCGTCCCGGAGAGCTTGTCCCTGACCCTGACCGAACCATCGCGATCTGTGAGGCATCGACGTGACCAGCGAGAACAGCCAGCCCACCACCGACACGCAGCAGGGCGGTGCGGTCGGCACGGCCCGCGTCAAGCGCGGCATGGCGGAGATGCTGAAGGGCGGCGTCATCATGGACGTCGTCACGGCCGAGCAGGCGAAGATCGCCGAGGACGCCGGAGCGGTCGCCGTCATGGCGCTCGAGCGCGTTCCGGCGGACATCCGCGCGCAGGGTGGCGTGGCACGCATGAGTGACCCGGACCTGATCGACGGCATCATCGAGGCCGTCTCGATCCCGGTGATGGCCAAGGCGCGCATCGGCCACTTCGTCGAGGCCCAGGTGCTGCAGAGCCTCGGTGTCGACTACATCGACGAGTCCGAGGTGCTCACACCGGCGGACTACGCGCACCACATCGACAAGTGGGCGTTCACCGTGCCCTTCGTCTGCGGTGCGACGAACCTGGGCGAGGCGCTGCGCCGCATCACCGAGGGCGCGGCGATGATCCGCTCCAAGGGCGAGGCCGGTACGGGTGACGTGTCGAACGCGACCACGCACATGCGCACGCTGCGCGACGAGATCCGTCGTCTGACGTCCCTGCCCGAGGACGAGCTGTTCCTCGCGGCCAAGGAGCTGCAGGCGCCGTACGAGCTCGTCAAGGAGGTCGCGACCGCCGGCAAGCTGCCGGTCGTGCTCTTCACCGCCGGTGGCATCGCGACCCCGGCCGACGCGGCCATGATGATGCAGCTCGGGGCCGAGGGCGTGTTCGTCGGCTCGGGCATCTTCAAGTCGGGTAACCCGGCCGAGCGCGCCGCCGCGATCGTCAAGGCGACGACGTTCTTCGACGACGCCGACGTGATCGCGAAGGTCTCCCGCGGTCTCGGCGCGGCGATGGTCGGCATCAACGTCGACGACGTCCCCGTGCCGCACCGCCTGGCCGAGCGCGGTTGGTGACACCGCACGCCGACGAGGGTGCGACGGGTCTGCCCGCCGCACCCTCGGGCGTGCCGTCCGCGCGCCGTGGCGGGCCACCGCCGGCCGCCCTGCAGGCCGATGGCGGCGGGCCGGTGCACGGGCTCTCGACCGAGTGGCGCACGGGACCCGACGGCATGCGGTTCCGTGCCGCGGCGCGGGTCATCCTGCTCGACGAGCAGGACCGGCTCCTGCTGATCCGCGGTCACGACATCGACCAGCCGAGCAGGTCGTGGTGGTTCACGGTCGGCGGAGGCATCGACGAGGGCGAGTCCTCGCGAGACGCGGCGGTGCGTGAGCTGCACGAGGAGACCGGCATCCGGTTGTCCGCCGAGGCCCTGCAGGGTCCGGTGTTCACGCGGTCGGCGATCTTCGACTTCTGGGCGCAGGAGTGCCGCCAGGACGAGGAGATGTACCTGGGGCGCGTGCACTCGGCGGACGTGGGGGAGTTCAGCCGCGAGGGCTGGACGCAGATCGAGCACGACCTGCTGGACGAGCTCGGCTGGTGGACCCTCGACGATCTCGAGCGGCTCGAGCAGCAGACCGAGGTGTTCCCGGCCGGGCTGGCGGGTCTGGTTCGCGGGCTGCTCCCGGTCTGGGACGGCACGACGCGACACCTGGGCCTGGGCCGGGACTGAGAGCGTCGGGACTGAGGACCCTGTCAGGGGTGCACGACCGGGTGATCCTGGTCGCGCCTGGGCCGGGTGCCGTGCTCGCGCGGACAGTCGTTACTTGTCGGTAACACAGGCGTCATCGGCGTCGGTAGCGTCGAGCCATGCCTCTCACGCAGTCCGCGGTCGCGCACATCCCGCGCAGCGGCATCCGTACCCTCATGGAGCTGGCGCTCCGCGACCCGCAGGCGATCCACCTCGAGATCGGCGAGCCGGACGCCGTCACGGCTCCGCACATCGTCGAGGCCGCGCACGCGGCCGCCGTCTCGGGGCGCACCGGCTACACCTCGAGCACCGGACTGCCCGCGCTGCGCGCGGCCTTCGCCGACCGGGTGACGGCCACGCGCGGCAGGCCGACCGGACCTGAGGAGATCGTGGTCACCACCGGGGCGATGCACGCCCTGGCGATGGCGATGGCCGCGCTGCTGGCCCCCGGGGACGAGATCCTCGTCCCGGACCCGGAGTTCCCGAACTGGCGGATGCAGGCCGTCGCGGTCGGCGCGGTCGCCCGGACGTACCCGACGCACGCCGAGCACGGGTTCGTGCCGCGGGCGGCGGACATCGAGGCCGCGATCACCGACCGTACGCGCGCGATCCTGCTCTGCTCGCCGAACAACCCGACGGGCGCGGTCTACCCGCGCGCCACGATCGAGGCGGTCTACGACATCGCCCGCCGTCACGACCTGTGGCTGTTCTCCGACGAGTGCTACGAGGCGATCACGTTCGACGTGCCGCACGTGAGCCCGTGCGCGATGGACGTCGACGGGCGCGTGCTGACCTTCCTGAGCCTGTCGAAGTCGTACGCGATGACCGGCTGGCGGCTCGGCTGCGTGGTGATCCCCGACCCCAAGGTCGTCGAGCTGATGAGCCAGCTCGCGGAGGCGACCGTCGCGTGCCCGTCGGCGTTGAGCCAGCACGCCGGCCTGGCGGCCCTCACCGGACCGCAGGACTGCGTCGCCGAGGCCGTCGACTCCTACCGGGAACGCCGGGACGCGGCCGTGGCTCTGCTGACCGCGCGGGGCATCGACTGCGTGCGCCCGGACGGCGCGTTCTACCTCATGGTGGACGTCTCACGGGTGACCGACGACTCGCACGCCTTCGCCCTGGACCTGCTCGCCGAGCAGCACGTCGCGGTGGCGCCCGGCGCGACGTTCGGACCGGCGGCCGCCTCGATGGTCCGGGTCTCGCTCGCCTCCGAGCGCGGACAGCTGATCGAGGGGCTCAGCAGGCTTGCCGACCACGTCGACGCATGCGCGGCACGGCGTGAGCTGCTCGCGCTCCCGCAGGCGTGACGGCGTCGCCGGCTGCGCACGGACGCTCGCGCAGCCGGCGCGGGACGCGACCGTAGGATCGGCGCCGTGAGTCCGACGATCGGTGTCCTGTCCCTGCAGGGAGACGTGCGCGAGCACGTCCACGCGCTCGAGGCGGTCGGCGCCCGCGCGGTCGGCGTGCGTCGTGCGAGCGAGCTCGAAGCCGTGGACGCCCTGGTGATCCCCGGCGGCGAGTCGACGACGATCGACAAGCTCCTGCGCGCGTTCGACCTGTTCGATCCGGTCCAGCTGCGGCTGCGCCAGGGCATGCCCGCCTACGGTTCGTGCGCCGGGATGATCCTGCTCGCCGACAGGGTGATCGGGGCGATCGAGGGGCAGCGCACGCTGGGTGGCGTCGACATCACGGTGCGGCGCAACGCGTTCGGCCGGCAGGTCGACTCCTTCGAGACCGACCTGACGATCGACGGTGTCGACGACAGCGCCCACACCCCTCTGCACGCCGTGTTCATCCGGGCGCCGTGGGTCGAGGAGGTCGGTCCGGCGGCCGCGGTCCTCGGTCGCGTCGACGGGGGCCCGTCCGCCGGTAGGATCGTCGCGGTGCGTCAGGGCCCGTTGCTCGTCACCTCGTTCCATCCCGAGGTGACCGGTGACACGCGGGTGCACCGACTGTTCGTGCAGATCGTCCGCGACAGCCTGTGACCGCGCACCCCGCGCCATGACGCACGGGGGAGCAGCGAGCGCACGCCGGCGGCGGAGACGGAAGGGTTGCTGAAGCGATGTCGGGTCACTCCAAGTGGGCCACCACCAAGCACAAGAAGGCCGTGGTCGACGCCAAGCGGAGCAAGCTCTTCGCGAAGCTCATCAAGAACATCGAGGTCGCCGCGCGCACCGGTGGCGGTGACCTCGCGGGGAACCCCACGCTGTTCGACGCGGTGCAGAAGGCCAAGAAGTCCTCGGTCCCGATCGACAACATCACGCGTGCGGTCAAGCGTGGTTCGGGGCAGGAGGCCGGCGGCGCCGACTACCAGACGATCATGTACGAGGGCTACGGCCCCGGCGGCGTCGCGGTGCTGGTCGAGTGCCTCACGGACAACCGCAACCGTGCCGCCTCCGACGTGCGTGTCGCGTTCACGCGTAACGGCGGCCAGATGGCCGACCCCGGCTCGGTGTCGTACATCTTCTCCCGCAAGGGTGTCGTCATCGTGCCCAAGGAGGGCACCGACGAGGACACCGTGATGGAGGCCGTCCTGGAGGCCGGTGGCGAGGAGGTCACCGACCTGGGTGACCAGTTCGAGGTCCTGAGCGAGGCCACCGACCTGGTGCCCGTGCGCACGGCCCTGCAGGAGGCCGGCATCGACTACGACTCCGCCGACGTCGTGTTCTGGCCGGCGACGCAGATCGAGGTCGACGCCGAGGGTGCCCGCAAGATCCTGAGGCTCATCGATGCGCTCGAGGACTCCGACGACGTGCAGAACGTCTTCGCGAACTTCGACGCCTCCGACGAGGTCATGGCCGAGCTGGAGAACGACTGACCGTTCGAGCGTCCGTCACGCGGGGCCCGGGTTCGACGACCCGGGCCCCGCGTGCGTCTGCAGGCAGTCCTCGTCGGGCAGGGCAGCGTGTCCGCGCGCCGTCGACGGCCTCGACGCCGGTCCCTGGGATCATGGGCCGGTGCGCGTCCTCGGAGTCGATCCTGGCCTGACCCGGTGCGGTCTGGGCGTCGTGGACGGACTGCCCGGGCGCCGCGTCCGCATGGTCGGTGTGGGCGTCGCGCGCTCCGACCCCGCGAGCGATGTCGACCAGCGCCTGCTGACGATCGAGGCGCAGATCGAGGAGTGGATCGAGGAGCACGCGCCCGACACGGTGGCGATCGAGCGGGTGTTCGCCCAGCACAACCTGCGCACGGTCATGGGTACCGCGCAGGTCGCGGGCATCGCCATGGTCGCCGCTGCACGCCGGCGGATCCCGGTCGCCCTGCACACGCCGAGCGAGGTCAAGGCGGCTGTCACCGGCAGCGGACGGGCCGACAAGGCGCAGGTGCAGACCATGGTCGCCCGGCTGCTCGGCCTCGACGAGCTGCCCCGCCCGGCGGACGCCGCGGACGCGCTCGCGCTGGCCATCTGCCACCTCTGGCGGCCCGCCGGTGCGCTCGGTGCGCCGCAGCGGCCTCCGTCGTCCGGGCTGACGTCGGCGCAGGCCCGCTGGGCAGCCGCCGAGCAGGCCGCCCGGCGGCGCGGGTGAGCGTGTCCTTCGTACACCTGTTCGCCTCGTGTGGCACAGTGGTGACCCGCCGGGGGACCGCAGGTCGAGGCGTGAGCGCGACGAGGCGGGTATGAGCTGGTCGGACGAGGGGAGTGCGCGGTGATCGCGTCGGTGCACGGGACGGTGCTGGCGGTCCGGCTGGACGCCGCCGTCGTCGAGGTCGGCGGGATCGGCCTGCTGGTGCAGGCCACGCCGACGACGCTGGCGGGTCTGCGGGTCGGTTCGACCGCCCGCCTGGCCACCTCGATGATCGTCCGTGAGGACTCCCTGACGCTCTTCGGCTTCGCCGAGGTGGACGAGCGCGACGTGTTCGAGGTCGTGCAGACCGTCAGCGGTGTCGGGCCGCGCCTGGCGCTGGCGATGCTCGCGGTGCACACGCCCGACGGTCTGCGGCGCGCAGTCGCAGGCGAGGACCTCGCTGCGCTGCAGCGGGTGCCCGGCATCGGCCGCAAGGGCGCCCAGCGCATCGTGCTCGAGCTGGGCGACCGGCTCGGCGCGCCCGTCGGCGGCGCGGCCGGCGCTGCGGGGGGTGCTCCCGCGGTCGCCGACCGGCGCGAGCAGGTGATCGAGGCGCTCGTCGGCCTCGGCTGGCAGGCCAGGGCCGCCCAGGACGCCGTCTCGAGCGTGCTGGCAGGCTCGGAGGAGCCCGTCGCGGACGCCGAGGTGGCGGGCCTGCTGCGGGCTGCGCTGCGCACCCTCGGAGGCGCACGTGGATGACGACCGCCTCGACGAGGAGCTGGTCACCGAGCGGTTCGACGCCGAGTCGCTGGTGCGCGCGGGGGCCGACGACCTCGAGCGCGCCGCCGAGGCTGCTCTGCGCCCGCGCCGGCTCGAGGAGTTCGTCGGCCAGGCCGTCGTGCGCGAGCAGCTCTCGCTCGTGCTGCAGGCCGCGATGGCCCGAGGCCGTGCTCCGGACCACGTGCTGCTGTCCGGACCGCCCGGGCTCGGCAAGACCACGCTCGCGATGATCATCGCGGGCGAGCTCGGGGCGTCGTTGCGCATCACCAGCGGGCCGGCGATCCAGCATGCGGGCGACCTCGCGGCGGTGCTGTCCTCGCTCGAGGAGGGCGAGGTGCTGTTCATCGACGAGATCCACCGTCTGGCCCGCCCCGCCGAGGAGCTGCTGTACGTGGCGATGGAGGACTTCCGGGTCGACGTGGTCGTCGGCAAGGGGGCCGGTGCGAGCGCGATCCCGTTGACCCTCCCGCCGTTCACGGTCGTCGGGGCCACGACGCGTGCGGGCCTGCTTCCCGCGCCGCTGCGCGACCGCTTCGGGTTCACGGGGCACCTGGACTTCTACGCGACCGAGGAGCTCGAGCGCGTCCTGGTGCGTTCGGCCGGTCTGCTCGGCGTGCCGCTCGCCGGCGAGGCGGCCGCGGAGATCGCCTCCCGGTCACGCGGCACGCCCCGGATCGCCAACCGGCTGCTGCGCCGCGTGCGGGACTGGGCCGAGGTGCGAGGCGACGGCACCCTCGGGCTCGCCGCCGCCCGCTCCGCGTTGCAGGTGTACGAGGTGGACGAACGAGGGCTCGACCGGCTCGACCGTGCGGTCCTGAGCGCCCTGTGCACCCGGTTCGGCGGGGGGCCGGTCGGTCTGACGACCCTGGCGGTGGCCGTCGGTGAGGAGCCGGAGACCGTGGAGACCGTCGCCGAGCCGTTCCTCGTGCGCGAGGGGCTCGTGGGGCGGACGCAGCGGGGGCGCGTCGCCCTCCCTGCCGCCTGGGAGCACCTCGGCCTCGACGTCCCGAAGACGGTCGACACACTGTTCGGATAGTGCTCCACACCGCCCCCGGGGCCCGGCTCCTGACGGTGCGGGCGGGGCGCGCGTGCGCTCCGGTGGGCGGGTCGGGCGGCGTCCAGGGAGCTGTCGGGTGGTGATCCGGGAGTGGTCCGGGAGTGGTCCGGGAACTGTCGGGGGCCGAAGCGCGTTGGAGCGGCGACCCGCTGCGCCTAGACTGCGGCGGGCCTTGCATCTCGATCGGAGTCAATCGCTGTGGACTACTCGTTCATCCTCATCCTCGGTCTCGCGTTCGTCGCGCTGTGGCTCATGACCGGCCGCTCGCGCAAGCAGCAGCGCGAGTCCGCGGACTTCCGCGCGAACCTCGCCGAGGGTGACGAGGTCATGACGGCCTCCGGACTGTTCGGCACGGTCGTGGACGTCGAGGACGACGTCATCACGCTGGAGTCGACGCCGGGCAGCCGGACGCGCTGGTTGCGTGCCGCGATCGCCAAGAAGGTCGACCCGCCGCTCGTCGACGAGGTCGAGGACGACGAGCTCGACGACGAGGGCGACGAGCCCGACGAGGACGAGGTCCCGTCCGACGACGAGGTCATCGAGGTCCCCGACGACCTGTCCTCGCTGACCGACGGTCGTGACGACCAGGACCCGGACGACGACCCGAAGAAGTAGCCTGCCCCGGTCCGGACCTCGGCGTCCGGGCCACGATCCCACCGGCCGCGCCTGCGGTCGGTGCGCGCACGAGAGAAGACTCCGTTGGCACCTCCCACCCGCCGGCAGCGGCCGGTCCGCACGCTCACCGTGCTCGGCCTGCTGATCCTCGCGATCTTCGGCGCCGTGCTCGCCGGCACGAAGTGGTCCGACGCGTCGTTGACGCCGAACCTGGCCCTGGACCTCGAGGGCGGCACGCAGATCATCCTGCAGCCGATCGCGGACTCCGGGGCGGACGTCCCGCAGGAGACGATCAACCAGGCGATCGAGGTCATCCGCCAGCGCGTGGACTCCTCCGGTGTCTCCGAGGCGGAGATCGCCAGCCAGGGCGACAAGATCGTCGTCTCGCTCCCGGGTCACCCGAGCGAGGAGACGCTCGACCTGGTGCGGACCTCCGCGAAGATGGAGTTCCGCCCGGTCCTCTCGTACGGGGCCCCCGAGCCGGTCGCCACGGACACCGCGACCGACGGCGCAACCGCCGCGGCCACCGATGCGGCGGCCGCCACGCCGACGGCCGAGGCGACGACCGAGCCGTCCGACGTGCCGACGAAGGCCGCCCCCGACAGCCCGAGCGACGCCGAGTACTACGTGACCCCGGCCGTCCAGGCCCGGTTCGACGAGCTCGACTGCACCGACCCCGCGAACCTGACGGGTGGCGCGTCGGGCGACCCCGACGTCGCGCTGGTCACCTGCGACCCCGAGGGCACGACGAAGTACATCCTCGGCCCGGTGGAGATCGAGGGCTCGGACATCAAGAACGCGAGCTCGGGCCTCCAGGTCAACTCGCAGGGCTCCGTCACGAACGAGTGGGTCGTCAACATGGCGTTCAACTCGGCCGGCACCAAGCTGTTCGCGGACGTGACCGAGCGCCTGCAGGGTCTGACCTCCCCGCAGAACCAGTTCGCCATGGTCCTCGACGGCCTGGTCATCTCCGCTCCGGGGCTGGACCCCGGTGTCATCATCAACGACGGCAAGGCCGAGATCTCCGGCACCTTCACCCGGGACTCGGCCGCGACGCTGGCCAACCAGCTCAACTTCGGTGCGCTGCCGCTGTCGTTCGAGGTGCAGAGCGAGCAGCAGATCTCCGCGACGCTGGGCACCGAGCAGCTGCAGAAGGGCCTGATCGCCGGCCTCATCGGCCTGGTGCTCGTCGTCATCTACTCGATGCTGCAGTACCGCGCGCTCGGTCTGGTGACCGTCGCCTCGCTCGTGGTCGCCACGATCGTCACCTACGGCGTGATCGCGCTGCTGTCCTGGACCCAGGGGTACCGGCTGTCGCTGCCCGGTGTCGCCGGCCTGATCGTGGCCATCGGCATCACCGCGGACTCGTTCATCGTGTACTTCGAACGCATCCGTGACGAGCTGCGCGAGGGACGTCCGCTCAGCGCCGCCGTCGAGCGCGGCTGGGAGCGCGCGCGCCGCACCATCCTGGCGTCCGACGCCGTCAACCTCATCGCCGCGGTCGTGCTGTACCTGCTGGCGGTCGGTGGCGTGCAGGGCTTCGCGTTCACGCTCGGCCTCACGACCCTGATCGACGTGCTGGTGGTGTTCTGCTTCACGCACCCGGTCATGGCGCTGCTGGCCCGGACGAAGTTCTTCGCCGAGGGCCACCCGGCCTCCGGCCTCGACCCGCGTCGTCTCGGCGTCACCGGTTCCCGCTACGTCGGCCGCGGTCGCGTGGTCACCGCCCCCGAGCAGGCCGCCTCGGCCACGCCCGCCGAGAGTGCCCGCGTGCCCGTCACGGTCGGTGCCACGGGCCTGACGATCGCCGAGCGACGGGCAGCCGCCCGCGCCGCAGCGACCGACACCGCAGCCGCTGATGCTGCGGCCGCCGACACTGCAGCCGCCGACACTGCAGGAGACGGGCCGCAGGATGCGTTGTCCGACGCTCCGGCGCAGACCACGCCGGACGACACGACGTCGACCGGCAGCACGTCGATCGCGACGACGCCCGCCGGCACCCCGGTGGACGACTCCGGTCGCACCGAGGGGAGCGAGCACTGATGGCCGCCGGCTTCGCCCAGTGGGGCAACGACCTCTACACCGGTCGCCGCTCGTACGACATCGTCGGACGCCGTCGCGTCTGGTACACGATCTCCGCCGTGCTCGTGCTCATCACGGCCGTGCTGCT
Coding sequences within:
- the ruvA gene encoding Holliday junction branch migration protein RuvA codes for the protein MIASVHGTVLAVRLDAAVVEVGGIGLLVQATPTTLAGLRVGSTARLATSMIVREDSLTLFGFAEVDERDVFEVVQTVSGVGPRLALAMLAVHTPDGLRRAVAGEDLAALQRVPGIGRKGAQRIVLELGDRLGAPVGGAAGAAGGAPAVADRREQVIEALVGLGWQARAAQDAVSSVLAGSEEPVADAEVAGLLRAALRTLGGARG
- the ruvC gene encoding crossover junction endodeoxyribonuclease RuvC — translated: MRVLGVDPGLTRCGLGVVDGLPGRRVRMVGVGVARSDPASDVDQRLLTIEAQIEEWIEEHAPDTVAIERVFAQHNLRTVMGTAQVAGIAMVAAARRRIPVALHTPSEVKAAVTGSGRADKAQVQTMVARLLGLDELPRPADAADALALAICHLWRPAGALGAPQRPPSSGLTSAQARWAAAEQAARRRG
- a CDS encoding glycosyltransferase family 4 protein — encoded protein: MRIGIVCPYSFDVPGGVQFHVRDLAEALMARGHTVSVLAPADEDTPVPPYMTAAGRAVPVRYNGSVARLTFGPVTAARVRKWLSAGRFDVLHLHEPVTPSLSMLALWIAEGPVVATFHTSQERSRSLQVAYPLVRQSLEKISARIAVSEDARRTLVEHLGGDAVVIPNGVYVDTFASAVPDPRWTGTAEAPTVAFLGRIDEARKGLPVLLGAVREVLATHPGTRFLVAGRGETGPEEARELLGDAADAVEFLGGVSDEDKARLLASVDVYVAPQTGGESFGIVLVEAMSAGAAVVASDLGAFSRVLDDGTAGVLFRTGDSAALADTLVRVLDDPELRRTVVARAREVVRRYDWSTVTDQVLTVYEMAVAGRDAPVGEDPSSLRGARLLDLRRGRGEDR
- the ruvB gene encoding Holliday junction branch migration DNA helicase RuvB; the protein is MVTERFDAESLVRAGADDLERAAEAALRPRRLEEFVGQAVVREQLSLVLQAAMARGRAPDHVLLSGPPGLGKTTLAMIIAGELGASLRITSGPAIQHAGDLAAVLSSLEEGEVLFIDEIHRLARPAEELLYVAMEDFRVDVVVGKGAGASAIPLTLPPFTVVGATTRAGLLPAPLRDRFGFTGHLDFYATEELERVLVRSAGLLGVPLAGEAAAEIASRSRGTPRIANRLLRRVRDWAEVRGDGTLGLAAARSALQVYEVDERGLDRLDRAVLSALCTRFGGGPVGLTTLAVAVGEEPETVETVAEPFLVREGLVGRTQRGRVALPAAWEHLGLDVPKTVDTLFG
- the pdxT gene encoding pyridoxal 5'-phosphate synthase glutaminase subunit PdxT, whose amino-acid sequence is MSPTIGVLSLQGDVREHVHALEAVGARAVGVRRASELEAVDALVIPGGESTTIDKLLRAFDLFDPVQLRLRQGMPAYGSCAGMILLADRVIGAIEGQRTLGGVDITVRRNAFGRQVDSFETDLTIDGVDDSAHTPLHAVFIRAPWVEEVGPAAAVLGRVDGGPSAGRIVAVRQGPLLVTSFHPEVTGDTRVHRLFVQIVRDSL
- a CDS encoding pyridoxal phosphate-dependent aminotransferase; protein product: MPLTQSAVAHIPRSGIRTLMELALRDPQAIHLEIGEPDAVTAPHIVEAAHAAAVSGRTGYTSSTGLPALRAAFADRVTATRGRPTGPEEIVVTTGAMHALAMAMAALLAPGDEILVPDPEFPNWRMQAVAVGAVARTYPTHAEHGFVPRAADIEAAITDRTRAILLCSPNNPTGAVYPRATIEAVYDIARRHDLWLFSDECYEAITFDVPHVSPCAMDVDGRVLTFLSLSKSYAMTGWRLGCVVIPDPKVVELMSQLAEATVACPSALSQHAGLAALTGPQDCVAEAVDSYRERRDAAVALLTARGIDCVRPDGAFYLMVDVSRVTDDSHAFALDLLAEQHVAVAPGATFGPAAASMVRVSLASERGQLIEGLSRLADHVDACAARRELLALPQA
- the yajC gene encoding preprotein translocase subunit YajC, translating into MDYSFILILGLAFVALWLMTGRSRKQQRESADFRANLAEGDEVMTASGLFGTVVDVEDDVITLESTPGSRTRWLRAAIAKKVDPPLVDEVEDDELDDEGDEPDEDEVPSDDEVIEVPDDLSSLTDGRDDQDPDDDPKK
- a CDS encoding NUDIX hydrolase, whose translation is MTPHADEGATGLPAAPSGVPSARRGGPPPAALQADGGGPVHGLSTEWRTGPDGMRFRAAARVILLDEQDRLLLIRGHDIDQPSRSWWFTVGGGIDEGESSRDAAVRELHEETGIRLSAEALQGPVFTRSAIFDFWAQECRQDEEMYLGRVHSADVGEFSREGWTQIEHDLLDELGWWTLDDLERLEQQTEVFPAGLAGLVRGLLPVWDGTTRHLGLGRD
- the pdxS gene encoding pyridoxal 5'-phosphate synthase lyase subunit PdxS; protein product: MTSENSQPTTDTQQGGAVGTARVKRGMAEMLKGGVIMDVVTAEQAKIAEDAGAVAVMALERVPADIRAQGGVARMSDPDLIDGIIEAVSIPVMAKARIGHFVEAQVLQSLGVDYIDESEVLTPADYAHHIDKWAFTVPFVCGATNLGEALRRITEGAAMIRSKGEAGTGDVSNATTHMRTLRDEIRRLTSLPEDELFLAAKELQAPYELVKEVATAGKLPVVLFTAGGIATPADAAMMMQLGAEGVFVGSGIFKSGNPAERAAAIVKATTFFDDADVIAKVSRGLGAAMVGINVDDVPVPHRLAERGW
- a CDS encoding YebC/PmpR family DNA-binding transcriptional regulator, translated to MSGHSKWATTKHKKAVVDAKRSKLFAKLIKNIEVAARTGGGDLAGNPTLFDAVQKAKKSSVPIDNITRAVKRGSGQEAGGADYQTIMYEGYGPGGVAVLVECLTDNRNRAASDVRVAFTRNGGQMADPGSVSYIFSRKGVVIVPKEGTDEDTVMEAVLEAGGEEVTDLGDQFEVLSEATDLVPVRTALQEAGIDYDSADVVFWPATQIEVDAEGARKILRLIDALEDSDDVQNVFANFDASDEVMAELEND